The DNA segment ACTGTCATTGACGAAGTCAGGACTGGAACATACAGGCAGCTCTTTCACCCTGAGCAGCTTATCAGTGGCAAAGAAGATGCGGCCAATAACTTTGCCCGTGGGCATTATACAAGTAAATATTACCTTATTGTAACACTACATTTGGTTTTGTTCAGCTCGATTAAGTTCTTATATTTGTGTTTTTGTCTTGTTTGCAGTTGGGAAAGAGATAGTTGATCTCTGCTTGGATCGTATCAGGAAGCTTGCAGACAACTGTACTGGTCTTCAAGGTTTTCTCGTTTTCAATGCTGTTGGTGGTGGAACTGGTTCAGGTCTTGGGTCACTTCTGCTGGAGCGTCTCTCTGTGGACTATGGCAAGAAATCAAAACTTGGTTTCACCATTTATCCATCACCACAGGTCTCAACCTCTGTGGTGGAACCTTACAACAGTGTCCTGTCAACCCACTCCCTTCTTGAGCACACCGATGTTGCAGTTCTTCTGGACAATGAGGCCATTTATGACATTTGCAGGCGCTCATTGGACATTGAGCGACCCACATACACCAATCTGAACCGACTTATTTCACAGGTATTTATAATCATATCATATGCAGTCTATGTTTAGCAAAGTTTCTTCAACTGGGATATTAATTTTGAGCAATCTATGCAGGTCATTTCTTCGTTGACTGCTTCGTTGAGGTTTGATGGGGCACTGAATGTTGATGTGAATGAATTCCAGACCAACCTTGTTCCCTACCCCAGAATTCATTTTATGCTTTCCTCCTATGCTCCTGTCATTTCAGCTGAGAAGGCCTACCATGAGCAGCTCTCAGTTGCAGAGATCACCAACAGTGCTTTTGAGCCATCTTCCATGATGGTTAAGTGTGATCCTCGCCATGGAAAGTACATGGCTTGCTGCCTTATGTTCCGTGGTGATGTTGTGCCAAAGGATGTCAATGCTGCTGTGGCTACCATCAAGACTAAGCGCACCATCCAATTTGTTGACTGGTGCCCTACCGGATTCAAGTGTGGTATCAACTATCAGCCACCAACTGTTGTTCCTGGAGGTGATCTTGCCAAGGTGCAAAGGGCTGTATGTATGATATCCAACTCAACCAGTGTTGCTGAGGTCTTCTCACGCATTGACCACAAGTTTGATCTGATGTATGCCAAACGTGCTTTCGTGCACTGGTATGTTGGTGAGGGCATGGAGGAAGGTGAGTTCAGTGAAGCACGTGAAGATCTGGCTGCTCTGGAAAAGGATTACGAGGAAGTTGGTGCTGAATTAGAGGAAGGAGAAGACGATGATAACGAGGAATACTAAATACATGAATCGTGATGCATTGCTTTGTTTGTTGGATTGTATTTTTCTTTGGTTCTTCAGTTGCTGCATTTTAGACATTCCAGTACTAGTTTGTATTTGATGGTGTCTTGTATGCTGAAATGACTTCTGCTGCTATGAAAGTTCAAACATTGCTTGTTTGTGTGAAATCGCTTTatcttttgtttcctttttcttttatttttttaaaaaacgtTCCCTTTTCTCCATCGAGTCCTTTGTGGTTCAGTAGACGCAAacattttgattgaacaatataaACTATTGGAACTCTGAAGTCTCAAACTAAAAACATGTTCAGCCAGTTTGTATTAAAACTGCATGCAGTACATGTCCTGAGTTATTTTACCAACGTCCCCATCTTTGGATGAGACGATTCTCAATTTCCCATCTCTTCTTCATCAACAAAGTATACCTGTCAACAAGGTTTTGATCACCAGCAGGCATCGCAAGCTTGCAGCTTAGGGATGTTTTCTCCAATTTCCCGAAATACATATTAGAGATGGGCACAAATTTTCCCTTCTTGTTGCACAACCAACCATGAGCAGCTCTCAAGGCAGCTCCAAGGGAAGCTGAGTCTGTTGAAGAAAGTGCAACCATTTCTTTGTCAACTAAAGCAAGAATACTCCAAAAACCTCCTTACAGAAGTAGGGCCgattgtgatgaccttttgggtcatcacttgggttacaagtgaattcagtgttccgaggcctaaaaaccttcTTTTTACCTCACattgatttacgtgcgtggtccggacctatatccggaaagccttctatgtgaaaatatgagaaatagaaatttctagagttaaaatttgattatggttgactttagtcaacattttgagcaaacggacccggatcagTGTTCCGacaatcccgggaggtccgcagtaaaatatgggactttggcgtatgcctggaaatgaattccgaggtcccaagccttagaaatcaatttttgaaagaaattattttactgaattatctaagaaatgaagaaaagaattaatgtttgaaaccattgttatcgggcccgtattttggttccggagcccagtacaagcttgttatagtatttgaaagataactgtgaaatttggtgaaaaatggagtttatttgacgtgagttggacttccggttgaagagttatgaactttgagagttcttgatgaaaatgttgagttttgaggtttaattaatgagtttacatgttattttgatgatgtgatcgcacgagtaggttcatatgatgtctttgagttagtatgcacacttggtttggagttctgagggctcgggtgagtttcgggtaggttccgggatgtcttaggcttaaaacatggatGTTGAAGGTTCAGAGAAGTCAAATCTTTGAACCCGCCAGTGCTGACCGCATTGGTTTTGGTGTTGTCCGCGGTAggagctgtgcggccgcactcaattttgtgcggtccgcacaggttcactggtccgacttcggaagcctatatcttttgatctacaatgAATTTTGAGATggttcaaaaacgaaagttgtagcccttcgtgtctagtttccagaaaggtaaagaaatcacaatttggacatatgtagaaaaagttatagccaaaataataaagcatgtcactgcagtccacatggagagctgtgcggtccgcaaagggggtctgagaggggtatagtAAAACgagattttcatttatttttcatttttcaaaaccccaaaaacataagaggcgatttttcaaagacaactcttcttccaaatctattgtaagtgatttctaactagttttcttcaatctttaacatcttttcacatgatttcaactcaaaatcaatgatttttcatggggaaaattgggtgttttgggtagaacctaggtttttcaaaaattggggatttgaacatcgatttgaggtccgatttcaaaacaaattatatatttgagttcgtgggggaatgggtaatcgggttttggttcgaacctcgggttttgaccatgtgggcccgagggcgatttttgactttttgggtaaaactttaaaaactcattttcatgcattagaactaattcatttagcatttattgatgtaattaagtaacttgtggctagatacgagcaaattggtgatggaatcaagaggtaaagcgatagtagagacttgaattgtgctcgtggctttgaggtaagtgtttggtctaaccttagcttgagggattaggagttgtgtcttatttgctacgtgttaattgtggagtacgacgtataggtatagtgacgagtatctatacgtcggtgtcaagcatgcccgtgagtcttgtattgtaactGTTATGACTCCGTTATAAATTATTGCACTTCACAtattattgaaatattattgttcccttgccgggatgtggttatgttgctcttgttcccttgccgggattctttgtgattgttgttgatttgtaaatgggagcgggtgacacgcctgccacgagataaatgaaataggagcgggtagCACGCTTGCCACGAGATAaacgaaatgggagcgggtggcacacctgccacgagataaatgaaatgggagcgggtggcacgcctgccacgagatatatgaaatgggagccacgcctgcaacaagatatgaaatgaaagtgaattctgcctttgtttcccttatccttgttagtagttggattttgattcctttataattctcatgatattctgtttttacctgttattccccgaagcatactttccccctcccatctttacttgtttattcctgcttcactttccgctgtatattatataactgcacaagtttatttggtagtctggtcctagtctcgtcattacttcgccggggttaggctagacacttaccagcacatggggtcggttgtgctgatactacactctgcacgatgtgcagatcccggagcaactCTTGAaccgtagtttggaggctaccttcagtccacgcggagatccaaggtaaacctgcaagcgtccgcaggccctggcgtctcctctatcctttatttcctgtttcatctctttgcttcagaaacagtgtgtcttttattttcagaccttgtatttagcagtcttagaccgtctgtggtactgtgacaccagttctgggtgattaaggcttaaactgttgtaatagatacatattcagatatttttgttgttttcttccgcttattctaAATTTCCGCTGTTTATCCGCTATTGTTTTATATAATGGtaaagagaataaaattggtaaaaaggtaaattCGTTCAAAGGAATGGCTTGCCTAGCTTaaattagtaggcgccatcacgacttccgagggtgggcaatccgggtcgtgacaccgaTTTCCCTCGTTCATTCAGTACATCACACAGAAGAGTATGCTCAAGAAAACTCTTAGCAGAACAGTATAATGAGTTTGTTTACCTGGCTTTTGGACTGTATAGACGTTGCACCCAAAAATGGAAGCAATGATTCTCAGTATGTGATCA comes from the Nicotiana sylvestris chromosome 4, ASM39365v2, whole genome shotgun sequence genome and includes:
- the LOC104237651 gene encoding tubulin alpha chain — translated: MRECISIHIGQAGIQVGNACWELYCLEHGIQPDGQMPGDKTVGGGDDAFNTFFSETGAGKHVPRAVFVDLEPTVIDEVRTGTYRQLFHPEQLISGKEDAANNFARGHYTIGKEIVDLCLDRIRKLADNCTGLQGFLVFNAVGGGTGSGLGSLLLERLSVDYGKKSKLGFTIYPSPQVSTSVVEPYNSVLSTHSLLEHTDVAVLLDNEAIYDICRRSLDIERPTYTNLNRLISQVISSLTASLRFDGALNVDVNEFQTNLVPYPRIHFMLSSYAPVISAEKAYHEQLSVAEITNSAFEPSSMMVKCDPRHGKYMACCLMFRGDVVPKDVNAAVATIKTKRTIQFVDWCPTGFKCGINYQPPTVVPGGDLAKVQRAVCMISNSTSVAEVFSRIDHKFDLMYAKRAFVHWYVGEGMEEGEFSEAREDLAALEKDYEEVGAELEEGEDDDNEEY